A genomic region of Dreissena polymorpha isolate Duluth1 chromosome 4, UMN_Dpol_1.0, whole genome shotgun sequence contains the following coding sequences:
- the LOC127879940 gene encoding uncharacterized protein LOC127879940 isoform X4: MNYLHSMGKKIALIIVNRDFAQKDDLRNGAIKDYNRMCVMFGELGFSIKSRLNRTAAQIRDDVKKACSIPCDRFVFVISTHGEEMDLPKESADSVNVFEQTLLGTDGQSVPVSELITCLDNDVLKGTPKLCFIQACRSSNKLPDKVYDTGVPVTTAYTKMKQESTNDNKDGGNTSKDSSSLPSIINKWYDDDVLTLLKSELVIESEENDADDGTEDEEILQFWDDKQQKRGDETDTKGDPDKNPASPVPKKPLPKLDVAPVYCPRDCLIMYPVQPHKIAMRSTEHGSWMFNYLFTERSKLKSSKGNILPFLTSVMTKMSEYDAKIDDKCDLKMCGTIYHRLTTKVLLKPPGVFTRQFRAWLARAKILFSIEGIL, translated from the exons atgaattatctacacag CATGGGGAAGAAAATTGCTTTAATTATTGTGAATCGAGATTTTGCTCAAAAAGATGACCTTAGAAACGGTGCAATCAAGGACTACAATAGAATGTGTGTGATGTTCGGGGAACTTGGGTTTTCGATAAAATCGAGACTCAATCGGACTGCTGCTCAGATTCGAGACGATGTTAAAAAAG CATGTTCCATACCGTGCGACCGTTTCGTGTTCGTGATCAGTACACATGGCGAGGAAATGGATTTGCCTAAGGAGAGTGCTGACTCAGTCAACGTGTTCGAACAGACACTTCTAGGAACGGATGGTCAGTCTGTTCCCGTCAGTGAACTCATTACGTGTTTGGATAATGATGTTCTGAAAGGAACGCCAAAGCTTTGCTTTATACAG GCATGCAGGTCCAGCAACAAACTTCCAGATAAAGTGTATGACACAGGTGTTCCAGTGACGACTGCCTACACAAAAATGAAGCAAGAAAGCACAAATGACAACAAAGATGGCGGCAACACTTCC AAAGACTCGTCTTCACTTCCATCGATCATAAACAAGTGGTATGACGATGACGTCCTGACTTTGCTGAAGTCAGAACTTGTTATTGAGAGTGAGGAAAATGATGCGGATGACGGAACAGAAGACGAGGAAATTCTACAGTTTTGGG ATGACAAGCAACAGAAAAGGGGAGATGAGACAGATACAAAGGGTGATCCTGATAAAAATCCAGCTTCTCCTGTGCCAAAGAAACCCCTTCCGAAGCTTGATGTGGCGCCAGTTTATTGTCCCAGAGATTGCCTTATTATGTATCCAGTGCAACCGC aTAAAATCGCTATGCGAAGCACAGAACATGGATCTTGgatgtttaattatttgtttacggAAAGGAGCAAGCTCAAAAGTAGCAAGGGAAATATTTTGCCGTTTTTAACATCAGTGATGACAAAAATGTCAGAATACGACGCTAAAATTGACGACAAATGCGATTTGAAAATGTGTGGAACAATTTACCACAGACTCACAACTAAAGTTCTTCTAAAACCCCCCGGAGTATTTACTAGACAATTCAGAGCGTGGTTGGCCAGAGCAAAAATACTCTTCAGTATTGAAGGCATTTTGTAA
- the LOC127879940 gene encoding uncharacterized protein LOC127879940 isoform X1, translated as MNYLHSMGKKIALIIVNRDFAQKDDLRNGAIKDYNRMCVMFGELGFSIKSRLNRTAAQIRDDVKKACSIPCDRFVFVISTHGEEMDLPKESADSVNVFEQTLLGTDGQSVPVSELITCLDNDVLKGTPKLCFIQACRSSNKLPDKVYDTGVPVTTAYTKMKQESTNDNKDGGNTSKDSSSLPSIINKWYDDDVLTLLKSELVIESEENDADDGTEDEEILQFWDNETILDLDDKQQKRGDETDTKGDPDKNPASPVPKKPLPKLDVAPVYCPRDCLIMYPVQPHKIAMRSTEHGSWMFNYLFTERSKLKSSKGNILPFLTSVMTKMSEYDAKIDDKCDLKMCGTIYHRLTTKVLLKPPGVFTRQFRAWLARAKILFSIEGIL; from the exons atgaattatctacacag CATGGGGAAGAAAATTGCTTTAATTATTGTGAATCGAGATTTTGCTCAAAAAGATGACCTTAGAAACGGTGCAATCAAGGACTACAATAGAATGTGTGTGATGTTCGGGGAACTTGGGTTTTCGATAAAATCGAGACTCAATCGGACTGCTGCTCAGATTCGAGACGATGTTAAAAAAG CATGTTCCATACCGTGCGACCGTTTCGTGTTCGTGATCAGTACACATGGCGAGGAAATGGATTTGCCTAAGGAGAGTGCTGACTCAGTCAACGTGTTCGAACAGACACTTCTAGGAACGGATGGTCAGTCTGTTCCCGTCAGTGAACTCATTACGTGTTTGGATAATGATGTTCTGAAAGGAACGCCAAAGCTTTGCTTTATACAG GCATGCAGGTCCAGCAACAAACTTCCAGATAAAGTGTATGACACAGGTGTTCCAGTGACGACTGCCTACACAAAAATGAAGCAAGAAAGCACAAATGACAACAAAGATGGCGGCAACACTTCC AAAGACTCGTCTTCACTTCCATCGATCATAAACAAGTGGTATGACGATGACGTCCTGACTTTGCTGAAGTCAGAACTTGTTATTGAGAGTGAGGAAAATGATGCGGATGACGGAACAGAAGACGAGGAAATTCTACAGTTTTGGG ATAATGAAACAATCCTTGATTTAGATGACAAGCAACAGAAAAGGGGAGATGAGACAGATACAAAGGGTGATCCTGATAAAAATCCAGCTTCTCCTGTGCCAAAGAAACCCCTTCCGAAGCTTGATGTGGCGCCAGTTTATTGTCCCAGAGATTGCCTTATTATGTATCCAGTGCAACCGC aTAAAATCGCTATGCGAAGCACAGAACATGGATCTTGgatgtttaattatttgtttacggAAAGGAGCAAGCTCAAAAGTAGCAAGGGAAATATTTTGCCGTTTTTAACATCAGTGATGACAAAAATGTCAGAATACGACGCTAAAATTGACGACAAATGCGATTTGAAAATGTGTGGAACAATTTACCACAGACTCACAACTAAAGTTCTTCTAAAACCCCCCGGAGTATTTACTAGACAATTCAGAGCGTGGTTGGCCAGAGCAAAAATACTCTTCAGTATTGAAGGCATTTTGTAA
- the LOC127879940 gene encoding uncharacterized protein LOC127879940 isoform X3 — MGKKIALIIVNRDFAQKDDLRNGAIKDYNRMCVMFGELGFSIKSRLNRTAAQIRDDVKKACSIPCDRFVFVISTHGEEMDLPKESADSVNVFEQTLLGTDGQSVPVSELITCLDNDVLKGTPKLCFIQACRSSNKLPDKVYDTGVPVTTAYTKMKQESTNDNKDGGNTSKDSSSLPSIINKWYDDDVLTLLKSELVIESEENDADDGTEDEEILQFWDNETILDLDDKQQKRGDETDTKGDPDKNPASPVPKKPLPKLDVAPVYCPRDCLIMYPVQPHKIAMRSTEHGSWMFNYLFTERSKLKSSKGNILPFLTSVMTKMSEYDAKIDDKCDLKMCGTIYHRLTTKVLLKPPGVFTRQFRAWLARAKILFSIEGIL; from the exons ATGGGGAAGAAAATTGCTTTAATTATTGTGAATCGAGATTTTGCTCAAAAAGATGACCTTAGAAACGGTGCAATCAAGGACTACAATAGAATGTGTGTGATGTTCGGGGAACTTGGGTTTTCGATAAAATCGAGACTCAATCGGACTGCTGCTCAGATTCGAGACGATGTTAAAAAAG CATGTTCCATACCGTGCGACCGTTTCGTGTTCGTGATCAGTACACATGGCGAGGAAATGGATTTGCCTAAGGAGAGTGCTGACTCAGTCAACGTGTTCGAACAGACACTTCTAGGAACGGATGGTCAGTCTGTTCCCGTCAGTGAACTCATTACGTGTTTGGATAATGATGTTCTGAAAGGAACGCCAAAGCTTTGCTTTATACAG GCATGCAGGTCCAGCAACAAACTTCCAGATAAAGTGTATGACACAGGTGTTCCAGTGACGACTGCCTACACAAAAATGAAGCAAGAAAGCACAAATGACAACAAAGATGGCGGCAACACTTCC AAAGACTCGTCTTCACTTCCATCGATCATAAACAAGTGGTATGACGATGACGTCCTGACTTTGCTGAAGTCAGAACTTGTTATTGAGAGTGAGGAAAATGATGCGGATGACGGAACAGAAGACGAGGAAATTCTACAGTTTTGGG ATAATGAAACAATCCTTGATTTAGATGACAAGCAACAGAAAAGGGGAGATGAGACAGATACAAAGGGTGATCCTGATAAAAATCCAGCTTCTCCTGTGCCAAAGAAACCCCTTCCGAAGCTTGATGTGGCGCCAGTTTATTGTCCCAGAGATTGCCTTATTATGTATCCAGTGCAACCGC aTAAAATCGCTATGCGAAGCACAGAACATGGATCTTGgatgtttaattatttgtttacggAAAGGAGCAAGCTCAAAAGTAGCAAGGGAAATATTTTGCCGTTTTTAACATCAGTGATGACAAAAATGTCAGAATACGACGCTAAAATTGACGACAAATGCGATTTGAAAATGTGTGGAACAATTTACCACAGACTCACAACTAAAGTTCTTCTAAAACCCCCCGGAGTATTTACTAGACAATTCAGAGCGTGGTTGGCCAGAGCAAAAATACTCTTCAGTATTGAAGGCATTTTGTAA
- the LOC127879940 gene encoding uncharacterized protein LOC127879940 isoform X2: MSNMGKKIALIIVNRDFAQKDDLRNGAIKDYNRMCVMFGELGFSIKSRLNRTAAQIRDDVKKACSIPCDRFVFVISTHGEEMDLPKESADSVNVFEQTLLGTDGQSVPVSELITCLDNDVLKGTPKLCFIQACRSSNKLPDKVYDTGVPVTTAYTKMKQESTNDNKDGGNTSKDSSSLPSIINKWYDDDVLTLLKSELVIESEENDADDGTEDEEILQFWDNETILDLDDKQQKRGDETDTKGDPDKNPASPVPKKPLPKLDVAPVYCPRDCLIMYPVQPHKIAMRSTEHGSWMFNYLFTERSKLKSSKGNILPFLTSVMTKMSEYDAKIDDKCDLKMCGTIYHRLTTKVLLKPPGVFTRQFRAWLARAKILFSIEGIL; this comes from the exons ATGTCAAA CATGGGGAAGAAAATTGCTTTAATTATTGTGAATCGAGATTTTGCTCAAAAAGATGACCTTAGAAACGGTGCAATCAAGGACTACAATAGAATGTGTGTGATGTTCGGGGAACTTGGGTTTTCGATAAAATCGAGACTCAATCGGACTGCTGCTCAGATTCGAGACGATGTTAAAAAAG CATGTTCCATACCGTGCGACCGTTTCGTGTTCGTGATCAGTACACATGGCGAGGAAATGGATTTGCCTAAGGAGAGTGCTGACTCAGTCAACGTGTTCGAACAGACACTTCTAGGAACGGATGGTCAGTCTGTTCCCGTCAGTGAACTCATTACGTGTTTGGATAATGATGTTCTGAAAGGAACGCCAAAGCTTTGCTTTATACAG GCATGCAGGTCCAGCAACAAACTTCCAGATAAAGTGTATGACACAGGTGTTCCAGTGACGACTGCCTACACAAAAATGAAGCAAGAAAGCACAAATGACAACAAAGATGGCGGCAACACTTCC AAAGACTCGTCTTCACTTCCATCGATCATAAACAAGTGGTATGACGATGACGTCCTGACTTTGCTGAAGTCAGAACTTGTTATTGAGAGTGAGGAAAATGATGCGGATGACGGAACAGAAGACGAGGAAATTCTACAGTTTTGGG ATAATGAAACAATCCTTGATTTAGATGACAAGCAACAGAAAAGGGGAGATGAGACAGATACAAAGGGTGATCCTGATAAAAATCCAGCTTCTCCTGTGCCAAAGAAACCCCTTCCGAAGCTTGATGTGGCGCCAGTTTATTGTCCCAGAGATTGCCTTATTATGTATCCAGTGCAACCGC aTAAAATCGCTATGCGAAGCACAGAACATGGATCTTGgatgtttaattatttgtttacggAAAGGAGCAAGCTCAAAAGTAGCAAGGGAAATATTTTGCCGTTTTTAACATCAGTGATGACAAAAATGTCAGAATACGACGCTAAAATTGACGACAAATGCGATTTGAAAATGTGTGGAACAATTTACCACAGACTCACAACTAAAGTTCTTCTAAAACCCCCCGGAGTATTTACTAGACAATTCAGAGCGTGGTTGGCCAGAGCAAAAATACTCTTCAGTATTGAAGGCATTTTGTAA